One segment of Pseudobythopirellula maris DNA contains the following:
- a CDS encoding helix-turn-helix domain-containing protein, producing the protein MTTPTKKNTSPGWVAEYMELVARLPLVPITSDSKLDAASKKIDELLDRDRLGRGAERYLEVLSDLVEKYENSRHAVERVSDAELLEHLMDAKGVRAAEVARETKIVESTLSNVLKGKRAFTREHIGRLSRYFGVGPSVFTY; encoded by the coding sequence GGCGGAGTACATGGAGCTCGTCGCACGCCTCCCGCTGGTGCCTATTACGAGCGACAGCAAGCTGGATGCAGCGTCAAAAAAGATCGACGAGCTTCTGGATCGCGACCGTCTTGGGCGGGGCGCTGAGCGTTACCTGGAGGTCCTGTCTGACCTTGTCGAGAAGTACGAGAACAGCCGCCACGCCGTTGAGAGGGTCTCCGACGCCGAGTTGCTCGAGCACCTTATGGACGCTAAGGGGGTGCGTGCGGCCGAGGTCGCTCGAGAAACCAAGATCGTCGAATCAACACTTTCGAACGTGCTCAAAGGAAAGCGCGCCTTCACACGCGAGCACATCGGCAGGCTATCGCGTTACTTCGGCGTGGGCCCCAGCGTCTTCACTTATTAA
- a CDS encoding ABC transporter ATP-binding protein: MTEAVLDIQDLRTYFHTEEGVVKAVDDLTLRIEAGRTLGVVGESGSGKSVTSLSVMRLLASSAEIETGSIALLGQDLVRLPEPEMRKIRGADVSMIFQEPMTSLNPVFTVGSQVMEALELHEGMSKSEARQRTIELFNEVGIPEPAQRVDSYPHQLSGGQKQRVMIAMALSCNPKLLIADEPTTALDVTIQAQILDILRRLRDDRGMAILFITHDLGVIAEIADEVLVMYRGKVVEQGPVLQIFESPQHPYTKGLLACRPRLESKYRLLPTVADFMGEEILPDGEVRLFEKSLDEEKIRRMTEHGRGPLLHPKSELTAIGHPWDETTHTADTTAVDEGTKPLLAVDDLKVHFPVRRGFFGRVVDHVRAVDGISFNIYRGQTLGLVGESGCGKTTAGRAILRLIEPTAGKVVYDGTDVAHLSGGEMRRMRSRMQIIFQDPYGSLNPRMTVEAIVTEPMVVQRLVKGKSERRDRAAALLEEVGLKAEHLRRYPHEFSGGQRQRICIARAIAVEPEFIVCDESVSALDVSVQAQVLNLLKRLQEKRGLTYIFISHDLSVVKFMADMMAVMNAGKIVEFGPSQAIYAAPKEDYTRRLIEATPDDDPERLRERVAGRKRVLGGA; the protein is encoded by the coding sequence GTGACCGAAGCCGTACTCGACATCCAAGACCTACGCACCTACTTCCACACCGAGGAAGGGGTCGTGAAGGCCGTTGACGATCTCACGCTCCGCATCGAGGCGGGCCGCACGCTCGGCGTCGTGGGCGAGAGCGGCTCGGGCAAGAGCGTCACGTCGCTCTCCGTGATGCGGCTCTTGGCCTCCTCGGCCGAGATCGAGACCGGCAGCATCGCGCTGTTGGGGCAAGACCTTGTGCGGTTGCCCGAGCCGGAGATGCGCAAGATCCGCGGCGCCGACGTCAGCATGATCTTCCAAGAGCCGATGACCTCATTGAACCCGGTGTTCACCGTCGGCTCGCAGGTGATGGAGGCGCTCGAGCTGCACGAGGGGATGTCGAAGAGCGAGGCCCGGCAGCGCACCATCGAGCTGTTCAACGAGGTCGGCATCCCCGAGCCCGCGCAGCGCGTCGACAGCTACCCCCACCAACTCTCCGGCGGTCAGAAGCAGCGGGTGATGATCGCCATGGCGCTCAGTTGCAACCCCAAGCTGCTGATCGCCGACGAGCCGACCACCGCGCTCGACGTGACGATCCAGGCCCAGATCCTCGACATCCTCCGCCGCTTGCGCGACGACCGCGGCATGGCGATCTTGTTTATCACGCACGACCTGGGCGTGATCGCCGAGATCGCCGACGAGGTGCTCGTGATGTACCGCGGAAAGGTCGTCGAGCAGGGGCCGGTGCTGCAGATCTTCGAGTCGCCCCAGCACCCTTACACCAAGGGCCTGCTGGCTTGCCGGCCGCGGCTCGAGTCGAAGTACCGTCTGTTGCCCACCGTGGCCGACTTCATGGGCGAAGAGATTCTTCCCGATGGCGAGGTGAGGTTATTCGAGAAGAGCCTCGACGAAGAAAAAATCCGCCGCATGACCGAGCACGGTCGCGGCCCGCTGCTGCACCCCAAGAGCGAGCTCACCGCGATCGGCCACCCTTGGGACGAGACCACCCACACCGCCGACACCACGGCCGTGGACGAGGGGACGAAGCCGCTGCTGGCGGTCGATGACCTGAAGGTTCACTTCCCGGTGCGGCGCGGCTTCTTCGGCCGCGTGGTCGACCACGTGCGGGCCGTGGACGGCATTTCGTTCAACATCTACCGCGGCCAGACGCTCGGCCTCGTGGGCGAGAGCGGCTGCGGCAAGACGACCGCCGGCCGGGCGATCTTGCGGCTCATCGAGCCGACCGCCGGCAAGGTCGTTTACGACGGCACGGACGTGGCGCACCTCAGCGGCGGCGAGATGCGCCGCATGCGCAGCCGCATGCAGATCATCTTCCAAGACCCTTACGGCTCGCTCAACCCGCGGATGACGGTCGAGGCGATTGTCACCGAACCGATGGTCGTGCAGCGGCTCGTGAAAGGAAAATCGGAGCGCCGCGACCGCGCCGCTGCGCTCTTAGAAGAAGTCGGCCTCAAGGCCGAGCACCTCCGGCGCTACCCGCACGAGTTCTCCGGCGGCCAGCGGCAGCGGATCTGCATCGCCCGGGCGATCGCCGTCGAGCCGGAGTTCATCGTCTGCGATGAGTCGGTCTCGGCCTTGGACGTGTCCGTGCAGGCGCAGGTGCTGAACCTGCTCAAACGGCTGCAAGAGAAACGCGGGCTCACGTACATCTTCATCAGCCACGACCTGTCGGTCGTGAAGTTCATGGCCGACATGATGGCGGTGATGAACGCCGGCAAGATCGTCGAGTTCGGCCCGTCGCAGGCGATCTACGCCGCACCAAAAGAGGACTACACCCGCCGCCTGATCGAAGCCACGCCGGACGACGACCCGGAGCGGCTCCGCGAGCGCGTGGCGGGCCGGAAGCGGGTCCTGGGCGGAGCGTAA
- a CDS encoding GxxExxY protein: MAATWGSINELCDIVRQSSYDLHSYLRHGHLEKVYENGLSGRLRKLGIEVKQQHPLPVLDEDGTVLGDYFADLFIEGVLIVELKACKSIVNEHIAQLLGYLRSSRMENGLLINFGAPTLYIKKYVLDAPDPSL, translated from the coding sequence ATGGCCGCCACTTGGGGAAGCATCAACGAGTTGTGCGACATCGTTCGGCAATCGAGCTACGATCTCCATTCCTATCTCCGTCACGGGCATTTGGAGAAGGTTTATGAGAATGGATTGAGCGGCAGGCTTCGCAAGCTGGGGATCGAAGTGAAGCAACAGCATCCGTTGCCTGTTCTCGACGAGGACGGAACCGTGCTCGGCGATTACTTCGCTGACCTCTTCATTGAGGGGGTGCTGATCGTTGAACTTAAAGCTTGCAAATCGATTGTGAACGAGCACATTGCTCAATTGCTCGGTTACCTCCGTTCCTCCAGAATGGAGAACGGTCTCTTGATTAACTTCGGCGCCCCAACGCTCTACATCAAAAAGTACGTCCTCGACGCCCCCGACCCCTCTTTGTGA